TTCTGAGAGTCAGAtgcaattaaaaatatttcgtCAAGCTAAGCAAGATCTTGATGTACTTATACAACTGATAGTCGATGAAGCTTTAAACGacgatatttttaaaagcataGCTGAAATTTGTTACAGATGCCAAAAACACGAATTTGTCAAAGCCAATGATATGTATTTACGTCTGACAATTGGAAATGCACCTTGGCCTATTGGAGTTACTATGGTTGGTATTCATGAAAGAAGTGCACATCAACGATTACAAGCAAATCCAAGTTCAAATATACTTAAAGAcgaaaagaagagaaaggTAAGATTTTAGATAAAGTACCCAGTCTAACCTTTCACATGTTAGTGTTTGCAAGCTTTAAAGCGatttattacttttcaGGAAAGAGAGTCATCAAACTTACCTGAATATACGGATTGAAGTACGAAAAAGATGCTATTTGTTGtcgaaaaagaatttaattatACAGTTCACActaaacttttgaaaacgaCTATGTCAAACATGGTTTACTAATGATagaatattcaaaaatttcgcCTCTGAATTGGCATGAAAGAAACTACAATGAAACAGCTTCTGATATAACGAGAGGCGAAACATTTATAAAAGacagaaaaatattaagtATGCCACCAGAACTCAGTCTTAAAAAAGCAGAATGTGCTGTGCAAATGAACTCATCTTTAATGAAACTCTACATCCATACTCATTAttaggaaaaaattttttgttaaaagatgacgagaaaaaaaatttactaatatCCATGAGCGTTTGCTAATAGTCGAAAGCACCTATATTCCTAATATTTCAGTTTTAAACAATAAGTTTACTCCAAATCCAAATCATATTCTGGTTCAATTGACTTTTGTTTTCGCTGGCTTGAAGATGCTTGGGGAGTTGGCATAGGAGGAGCAGGGCCTCCCATACCAGCAAGTGCAGCCATTGGATTCATACCTCCAGCTAATCCAGGTTGCTTTTGCATTTCCTGCATCATTTCCTGGAACATATTTTCAGAGATACCACCGCCAGATAAAGCAGGTGAATGAAGAGGTAAAATCGTATTTCCTAAAACCCCCTTAGGATATGCAGGAGGATTTTCAGGAAGACGTGCGGGAACATTTTGAATAGGTAACGATAAAGGATCTGTCTTAACAGTTGGGCGAAGAAGTAGTACTTTGGCGATTTCGTTTATGACATACTTTTCTACATTCACAGTCAGTTAGCATAcgagaaaataaaactaataACAATCTTACTTTGTATTTTTTCAGGTAATACCATTTCGACTCGACCTGGATTGACCCAATCTGCAGGATGTGTCTTCAATGGTTCCAATTTACATTTATATCCCAAATCGCGAACAACATCGGCAATATTTTTAGCTAACGGatttaaaattgctttgtcTTTTGGTACACAACGAAACCTACGTGGACGGCTCTTGTCAAAGTAAATGGGATATAATATGATAGATGGCATGTGGATGGTGAGTGAGGTAGTTGGCAGCAAATGCGATATCATACTTATGCTGCTCAACCGTATGTAGTAGATAAATACGATTTTACTTTCAACTTACTACTGAacatttcaattatttttaaaaagaagacGTTTTTCATGATTAACTTAGAATAAAACTAAGAACactaaaaaagtaaaatcgTATCATTCACTGGGAAGATCTTAAAAGAatacaaaatatattaaaaaaacgatGAAAGAGAGTGTGCCTGATTGGCTTAAAGGTGAGATCGGTTGAATCCTACAAATGAAAtcagtaaaataaattggaagaagaattaGACTTGTAAAACACAAATCTGAGTGGATATCTTTTAAAGTAATACAAACGCTCTGTTGCTAATGATGCATGAGTGCTAAAAATTCCCTCTCGCAGCAATAAACCGATATGTAACGATGTATGTATTTTATGATAATTGACAAAGTCTCATCAACTATATTAATGGAAGAAGCCGTACACAAAAATCATGTAAACGCCAACAATTTTctacttaatttttttttttgaagataatAAAACGGTAATTTTAAGGGATCGGTTTCAGGCATAATAGGGAAGCTggatttaaaagaaaagcgaAAAGGTAGTAAGAATATGGATGAATGAAAGGGGAGGAAAATACCTTCAAACAACAATGGTCCTTAATAAAATGATGTATATACACATGTATATTCCTTTTGCGGGCATGAAAAAAATCGCAATGGGACACATGATGAATAACCGAACTACGATTAAATAAGCAATTAGTTCACGGTTTCCGAATATATTGaccaaaaaaaggaaattttcaaaGGAATTATTGACGCTTATTATTAGCCAAGTCTAAAAACCAGTGAGTTAATAAGGCTAAAATTTCAGTGTTTAACAAATCATGGCTTACCTCTACGACAAGCATCAGCTAATAAAATAGTATCAACATATGCACTTGACATATGGACGTAACGAACAACGCTACCACgaataaacaaatctttAACAGCAGcctaataaattattagttATAACTCTGGAATAATAGCACGAGATAGTGTTAAGAGTAggaacgaaaaaaaaaggatagATCGAAGAATTCAGAAAGTGAGGCGCACTTTATGATCAGTCTTAAATTGTtcaattaatgaaaaacctagattttaaaagttgagAATGTAGCATATACGTTGGGAAAGCTGATTGATTCATGTTCCTCTCATGTAAGATGTTGTACATAATCGATTTGGACAAgacttttttcaaaaatcaatcaaaaacctaaataaaatgaataaaccGAACCCTACCGATCGTAGAAATCAtttatttctctttcaattCCCGATAACTTGCAAAGCATACCATATGAGGATATTTCGACGCATCGACCAcagaaatattttcaagcttAACGTTTAAAAACTGGTCAAcagatttcaaaattccTCGGATACTCATATCATTCTATAGTTTGGTTAACCTCATAACGCGATCAAAAAAGCCAAGTAGGGGCATACCTTCAATTCCACGGTAACTTCCGTGTCTATTAAtgtcttaaaaaatgagtaaaACAACATTATAATCGGGAGAAGACTCGTTTTACACGCTTTTGGATGAAGTAAGAAAGATGCAGCGAACAGAAGAATGTGTCATGTACAGGCAAAGCCCATTTACACGGTATTGTGTTGGAGCTCGTACATTTTTTTGCGAGGATTTAcgaaatcaaaaaatcatattAAGGCTGTCACCGAGATTAGTTATGATACAGTACGTTGAGTGTCACTATATGTTCACATGTTCCATTTACATATCGCACCGCAGATGATACGATGTtgatattaattttaacaataatctattaaaatCCAAATCATCTAAACAACGTAAATAGAGTTACTGCTAAACCTCATTCCTTACACAATTATAAGTTGTATTTGCAATAGATAACAATACAACTTGATAGTACAATACCTAaactcagttgctacttatagtacctgtgtattgtaatatcATAGGTCacaaaggaaaaattacCGCAGTTCTATGTAATCGTTAAAGCAGATACCAAATTGCGTAGCTGACATTATATTATACTACAACGTTTTGCTTCTCAAAAACGTTTTAAGGAAATCTAAGTTGGGGTGAATAAAAAGGGCAgtgacaaaataaatgtgtCAGAAGCAATTCACTGCCTCGTTCAGTTTTttcgttcttctttttttatgccaTTGTTTGAAGGAATTAGttggaaatttgtttgaacaattttattattttgttaaaaagtctttaaAGCGATTGGAATTGGACTACAGAGTGAATATTCTTGATTTTGCTGTTTCGTTTGTCGCAATCACAACAATTGAACTATTTGTGTGTatatcattaaataatagaCTGTCgttagaaaatgaagaataaatattaCCCCTTGAGGTCGTCTATGGATGAATTGAGTGCAAAAAAcgataatgaaattgatttggaaaaaggtCCTCTCCCAGAATACAATTCAGAAGATGGGAGCACATTGCCTCCATATTCAGGTAAGTGTTGTGTTGTTGGTAGATAAGATAAAGAATTGAGTGTGTCAAGGATTATTTGCTGTGTctgtttgttttgatttacaatgtttttgttgtgtttgtttgtttacaactTGACATATTACGAGTATAAATTCGTCTAACAGGGCACGctcttttttcctttcccattaaaaaatattctaaAGTTACCATTGAATTTTGCTAACAAtatagaaaatataaatttaaaggatCCCAAACAAATGGGAGCTAACAACCCTAACTTATTTAATACGGACGAGTCTACGACTCCTCCGGATTATGGTGAAGACAGTCTTTCTATTACACATAGAGAAAACCATTCTTCCGGGACGGCAGATAATTCTTCTACCTCTCCGttgaaaaaagcatttttatcattcaTTTCAATCTTTGTGCTAAACGTACCCGCAGTTTGTTATCTAACGTATAAGGACGCTCTCTTTAAAGATTATGGCAAAGATGAATGGGTATATTTTGGAGTGTGGTGTGCTATTTGCctaatgatttttatttctttatgGTGTAAGTGACACGATAGGTCAATTCTTACCTTCAGTCACTAACTCATTAGACTTCTATGAAACTTGGATCAAGGCAGTCAAAGTAACTGTAATTTTCTTGGCACAATGTATAAAGGTGACTGTAGTTTTCTTGGCACAATGTGTAAAGGTGATCTCTATTGGCCTTTTCAACATAAGAAGAGAAATGATGATTATAATTTGGTTACTCTGGTTAATCATTTGTTGTATACTCTTTGGTTGCGTCAAATCTGGCGATCTGAACTTAAATAAGGCTCTCATCTATTCCACATGCACTATTTCGGctgttttacttttaattgTATCATCTGGTAAGTGAAGTTACAATGCTAAACGCTGACAAACAGTTTGTATTCCATTTTGGACATTCGAGCGTACGTTAGCTAAGTTGGCAAAAGTGTTTTTGTTACAAAGTGGTATCGTGTTGGTACTAAACGGTACGATGTTTTTACGTGGTAAACATTTTGAATGGACAGGTTGTGAAATTGAAGCCTCTGTGCTATTTATTATGGGCaatgttctttttctttgcgAAATGGGTTCGTTAAATATTCTTGAAGTTTACTCTAACCATGCCAGAATGTCCAGGTGCACTCATAAGAACACGAAACTCTATCAGGAATGGTATAGCTTTTATTTTAGGTATGTGTATTCAACCAACTGtatgaatgattttttacttaccCGACTAGGAGGGATAGGAAATGCGATGATGGGGCTAGCAAATGCGTTTAGAGGTGGCAAcgataataataataacattCCCTTGGGGGAAATGGATGTCGAAGGCGAAGTTTAAATTGCATTATTAAAGTTGTGCTTTCGAAAGTCTCTACAGCTGGAAAACCTCTTTACGAAAATCACCAACGCAGAGAAGCTGCGGCGTTTTAAAACATAAGCACCAACATTCTTTAATCATCATCTTTCACTATAAGTTTATGGAAAATATGCTTAACTCATTCTTCCAGTTACCAAAAATTGTCAAACTAATGCATCGCTTGAAATGGTTCGCGATGTTGGATAATCTGGATAATATGCATTGAGATTCGAATctcttatttattatatgCGAGTCTAATTATGTGTCTTTTCTAATGGAACTCAAGTCACAAACAATAATGGTTTAAATTGTTTACGACAACTTAAAATCAACTAATGAAATCGAAAAACTCGTTGTTCCGCCTTgttaaatttacaaattcaTTGTCGTTTATTGCATTCATTTCTCCTTCATCTTGATTCTTAATGAATCAAGCttaattatcatttttctttttgtttaatggttcaattcaaacaaaattaatgtttacaaaataatgaatagcataataatataatgtTTGAAGAGATGAAATGTTATAGTAGCGTGTCAGACTTTACTACGCTACGATATACTGCGTTGCGTAGcactatatgtcatatGTTAGAATATACTTAAAATTAGTTTATTAGTAAGTGCAGTCATTTATACACCTTATACATATATACACGTTGATAAAAGATATTAGAgggattttaaaaaatagatatACAACCGAGCCTCGTTCCCCCGGTTCAGTTACTAGCTATATCGGCGACCGATACtaataaactttttataacaataaatatcacattgtttaatttatcATATTGCATACCACAATATTGTTGATCGCAAGAgaaactcaccgcagttctacgcATCGGtatgtaagctacgcagtttggtatctgatttaaggatacgtagaactgcggtgagttttccttgtgatctattatattacaatacacaggttgtataagtagcaactgagtataggtattgtattaactgggttataatgttacctatcactaatatagctcataactgaactgaggaacgaggttcagcagtagctctatttatagtattcagataatattgatcttaatagattatcattaagatcaatctccatatcgtatcatacatggtacgatatataattagaacatgtgacatatagtgatacacaacgtagtgtatcatagcgtagtgtagtattgctgacagTAACAAACTTTAAGACGTTGTAGAGCTTCGTTATTTGATCTACTTAATTGGAGGACCCTCAAGGTTCACGGTAAACATTGATCCCATAATCTGATGTTTTGATGTAATGATCGTTAACGTAAATTGGTAGTATGAGCAAACAGCAGTATGCTTAGTATTCACTGATCCGCATTTAATACATGTTGTTAACGATGTTATTCTTTTAGTATCCATGATCGTCAACAATGCCTTTTATGAATTTCAGaaacttcaatttcatGCCTTTGTTACGTCCTTTAAATCCTGTTTATAAGGGAGCCGAACATTTGTgtcgaaaaaatattcataatCAGGTGTATAACGTAGAAACCGGTAAAACGATTCAAATACTTCAAGATCTAGTTCCCCTTGTTCTATACAGAGCACTTCCTGATGCTATTCTAGATCATCATGTTGAATTAGTCATATTTCCCAACTCTTTGAATTTCCCCCGAATTGAAGGGTTGACGATTTacaagtttatttttaagacAGCAAGGCTCTTACTGTCTTCGACGTATGGTTCCTCTGCAAAGAGGCCAATTGACATAATTCATCAATTGCATTCATCCatggaaaacaaaaatgttAGATATAGCATGAAGTGTAATTGGATCGCTTCACCAAACGACGAGTATACTTGGGTTTTTCACTTTGACATTGACAAAAAGGGTATCATCTATAGACATATCATTGACAATTTGGAGCGCAATCGCTCTAGACAGTGTGAAAAAATCTCTGCCTTAAAACCTGACCCAATTGAATGAAGCTTGAGAAGAGGACCatcatatatatatatatatatatatatatatatatatttcaatgCTTAGTTCATCTACgataaaatatcatttttaacGAACACCATTAGTTAACACTTGCTCAGGAATGTTTTCCAGCATTTCTAAGATATGACTACCGAATATTCCTTCTCGGTACAAAACTCTATCATTATGAATCTCTTGCATTTCGTTTCCCCAAAtcttataaaattttactgTTTCATCGCTGTTAGCAACCACAACGTATTCACCCTCTTCCCAAGTATTGTTAGAGTACTTGCGATGCGTGTGTATCGCCATGATCGTTCTCAAATCCTGTCCCCAACCATCAATTGCTGCAGATGGAATATCGAAAACTTTTGTCAGTTGAGGCCATCGATAGACAATTAAACTAGAGTTAGTCCCTTCTGGAGAATAGCCCAAACTATAGCAAAACTCTTTATATCTTCTTGACCAAATGACGGAGGTAACTTGTGCACCACAGAACAAGCTGTGGATTCGGTGCCCTCGAAACGTGtcgtaaaaataaatttgctGATCATTAGAACCTGTACCAACTGCCAGCAATGATTTTTGCCAAGGACAAAAGGCCAGAGCCTTGACAGCAGCCAAGTGAATCCAgtaaaactttttgttCTCTAGCGAATCGATGTCAAAAATGCATACCAGGTTATCGTTTCCACCACTTGCAAACTGAGTCCCATCGTAGTTCCATTCCAATCCGCAAACTTGTTCTTGATGGACTTTTTTGATAGTGTGAACTCTACGCATCATGCTTTTTGTTCGACGGTAAACGTATATGTTCCCTGTACTGCCTCCTACTAAGAGAGTCCAATTGATTGGGCTCCAAGCCATGCAGCTAATGTCTCCATCATGATGAAATTTATAATCGCACctgttattttttgtctttcGATTCCAAATTTCCACAAAGCCGTTCACTCTAGCAATTGCTAGAAAACCCCCGTCTGATGAGTAAGCCAAACTGCTTACCTCGTATGTCGTAGGACTCAATTCCATTATGGAAGGTCCAGAGATTTCACTCCACAAATACACATTTTGCGCTAGGGCGACTGCTAATTCTCCATTAGTTGACCATGCCAAAGgagaaatataaaagtcATCCAGTAAACCAGGAGCGTCTAGGATTCGTAAAGGTGTTTCATATAAACTTCCTTGCATATTTGATAAATGTCCATTTTCTTCTACTTCTATTACCAATGAACTAGAAGCACCGTGTATCGTTTGTCTTTGGTAGTTTGTACTCTCTATTAAACGAGTcgttttttgctttttgttgTCTTTATAATGCAATACTCCTTTGACATTCAAGTTTAATATATCGGGTAGCAGACTCTCCTGGGTGTTGAGCTTTTCGGTAAACGCGTTCTCCATAATTCGGAAAGCATCcgaatttgcttttgaagGAATGAAACGGTCTAAAAAGTTACTtttgtataaaatttttttttcttcgttCGAAGCCTGAttacattttctattttgtaattcatttttttttgcggCAGTGagttttcttatttttgtGACCCTCCATAGTCTTCCAGGAGATTTAAAtgattctttctttttaattatcatttgttgatttttaacTAACTATTTTAATGGGATTCAGCTAAAATGGTTAACAATTGGTGTGGTGTTTACGCTAAACTATTTTGACGCGTACATTTCGCTTGTAAACAAAGACATAGAAGTGTGAGCCAGGCTTTTCACGCGCCCGtaatataaaaagtttaaaaatgaGTTGTTGTGAATCAATCCTCACATAATAAAGCTTTGACGtttgttcaattttttctatgAGTGACACTTGTATGCACTTATGCATTGAGGATCAATATTTGTACATCCACATCTTTATTCCTATTTTTCATCATATTTACCTGAACACTAATGTCCTTAACTTTTAACAAATTGTTTATCACATTGGCATTGAATTCTTTGGATTGTCAGATATGAGTTTTGCCGAGAAATCGTTATCCAATCCTGTTTCAAATATACAATACACTTGAATTCACAAGCTCCAATCCATTTTATtacgttttattttttttcgctttTCACGAATTTTAGAGCATGCCATACAGAAAAAATCTTTCGCATCAAAATCCAAGTGAAGCAAACAGAATAacgtaaaaaattgatcatCAAAAATGAGTTTAGGAATGTTTATCTCTTAAATTTCTCATATTTTCATGGTTAAGTTTAGCTTTGCTGATTCAAGTTAAACAATTACAGCATTCTCCAACACTCATAGATTTTTTCGGCAAACTATGTGAAGCTTTTGAGttaaagacaaaaaaaattctaaaataGTACAAGATTTTCAAATggacttttttcttcattttaaaaaaaagcaacttAGACTTGTAAACGTGAAATGAATTAGCACCTGGGCTTGCATAGTCCCTTCTTATTTATCTCACGAATGCTTTAGGCTATTTTCAAGTCAGTTCagatatatttataaagaaGGATGAATTGAATAGCTGAAATATTATGATTCGTGTCATTTTGGTTAACATAGTCaaagtaaatataaaatttcgCTTTTTATTAGcccaaaatttttcttagAATTTAGGAGCATTAGGATACGAAGCACTTATTCTCCTCTTATGTTTTTTCCTTGAATTTGGTTCGTGATTTGAAATGTTTAAGATgctattattattttgttattacAGCTACGAAAGCATCAGTATTCTTTTGTAATATTAAATGTATAttaattgaataatttgaaGCGTATTGAgtcataaaaaatgtacATACTCCTTGCGattcattgatttttctttcacaaGCACCTACATCTTAGTCTGTACTAATATCTTCGTTCATAGAACACGATGGTGAGCAAATGCCCAATCATGGTTGCTAACAAGTGTGCGTAGCATGGAATCTTGAGGGTCAAACTATCGGAAGAGCAAAGGAAGCTCAAAGccgaaaaagaaagggcaaaaattgaagaatacAGAGGATTGGTTTCACGTTTCCAGGAAGCAGTAAGAGAAAAGCATTCGAAAGAGTGATGATCATTAACTTtttaagagaaaaagaaaagactACTCAGAAGGAAACTTAAAGTTAACTACGGAACTTTTGGATTGGAATCCGGAAACTTACAGTGTTTGGAATTATAGACGAGAAATACTGTTGAATGATGTTTTTCCCAAAATGTGAGTAAACGTTCtcttgataaaaaaaattaacaaagaaagctctctaaatgaaaaacaagATCTTTTGGACAACGAACTTAAGTATGTTTTGTCAAAGATGAAAGTTTTCCCGAAAGTTTACTGGATTTTCAACCATCGACGATGGTGCTTAGAAAATGCTCCTTATCCAAATTGGAATTACGAGATGATGATTACTGAAAAATTACTGAGTGCTGATGCTCGCAATTGTAAGTTTTAACAGTCTACCTTTGGCGTTCTGGTCGctttatttgctttctaTTGATGCAGAGTACtctaattatttataaacttGTCCTGTATTATATATCAATTACTAACTAGCCTAGTTCATGGATGGCACTATCGTCGATATGTTGTATCTCAAATTGAAAGGGCGGGAAATTGTAGCTTGGcgaaaaaagaaatggagTACACAACTAGTGCGATTGCTACCAATTTTAGTAATTTTTCTGCTTTGCATAATCGCACTAAATTGATAGAGACCATTTTAAATTTAGAAGCTGATCCCAATTCTCAAAAAGCTTTGGCCAAACAGATACTAGAGCAAGGTACGTTAGGCCTAAATGCTGTTATTTGCAGAGTTTTATTATGAAttcattgttttattaactcAACCTGTAGAGCTCGATATGATCCATCAAGCGGTGTTTACTGATCCTGATGACTCCAGTGTGTGGATATACCATCGTTGGCTAATGGGCCATTGCAATCCGAATAGCATGACTCCTTTAATCTCTATGATCACTATCGAAGAGCGTATTCAGTATTTACAAAAGGAGATAGAACTTATTCAAGAGTTGCATGAAATGGAGCCAGAAAATAGATGTAAGTAAACTTGTTTACGAATGCAGCACGCTATATTCACCATTAACGGTTGGCTGCTGTACATAAGACTAATTAACTAATATTGTACCAGGGTGTTGTGAGTCATTGGTAAATTATGAAGCCTTATGCAAAACACTAGAGAAGCAAAAGCCTACAGAAGCCGACATCAAGAGGTGGACATTGCTGGTTgataaaatgattaaagTGGATCCTCAACGTCGAGGTCGCTACCGAACATTACAAGAAAAGATAAACAACTTGAACAAATAGTTTAAAACCCAGCAAACCTACGTATTTTTTAAGGTACCTTTTATGCTATTCTAAATGATTAGATACCCTATCCATCATCTGTTTCATTGTGTTTTTCTTTGGCCATTAGTTATCCAAAAATAGAAGGAAACATCAGATGGGCACATTCGACG
Above is a genomic segment from Schizosaccharomyces pombe strain 972h- genome assembly, chromosome: III containing:
- the wtf23 gene encoding wtf meiotic drive antidote Wtf23, encoding MKNKYYPLRSSMDELSAKNDNEIDLEKGPLPEYNSEDGSTLPPYSENINLKDPKQMGANNPNLFNTDESTTPPDYGEDSLSITHRENHSSGTADNSSTSPLKKAFLSFISIFVLNVPAVCYLTYKDALFKDYGKDEWVYFGVWCAICLMIFISLWYFYETWIKAVKVTVIFLAQCIKVTVVFLAQCVKVISIGLFNIRREMMIIIWLLWLIICCILFGCVKSGDLNLNKALIYSTCTISAVLLLIVSSVCIPFWTFERTLAKLAKVFLLQSGIVLVLNGTMFLRGKHFEWTGCEIEASVLFIMGNVLFLCEMECPGALIRTRNSIRNGIAFILGGIGNAMMGLANAFRGGNDNNNNIPLGEMDVEGEV
- the fzr3 gene encoding meiotic fizzy-related APC coactivator Fzr3 translates to MIIKKKESFKSPGRLWRVTKIRKLTAAKKNELQNRKCNQASNEEKKILYKSNFLDRFIPSKANSDAFRIMENAFTEKLNTQESLLPDILNLNVKGVLHYKDNKKQKTTRLIESTNYQRQTIHGASSSLVIEVEENGHLSNMQGSLYETPLRILDAPGLLDDFYISPLAWSTNGELAVALAQNVYLWSEISGPSIMELSPTTYEVSSLAYSSDGGFLAIARVNGFVEIWNRKTKNNRCDYKFHHDGDISCMAWSPINWTLLVGGSTGNIYVYRRTKSMMRRVHTIKKVHQEQVCGLEWNYDGTQFASGGNDNLVCIFDIDSLENKKFYWIHLAAVKALAFCPWQKSLLAVGTGSNDQQIYFYDTFRGHRIHSLFCGAQVTSVIWSRRYKEFCYSLGYSPEGTNSSLIVYRWPQLTKVFDIPSAAIDGWGQDLRTIMAIHTHRKYSNNTWEEGEYVVVANSDETVKFYKIWGNEMQEIHNDRVLYREGIFGSHILEMLENIPEQVLTNGVR
- the bet4 gene encoding Rab geranylgeranyltransferase alpha subunit, producing MHGILRVKLSEEQRKLKAEKERAKIEEYRGLVSRFQEARKRKDYSEGNLKLTTELLDWNPETYSVWNYRREILLNDVFPKISLNEKQDLLDNELKYVLSKMKVFPKVYWIFNHRRWCLENAPYPNWNYEMMITEKLLSADARNFHGWHYRRYVVSQIERAGNCSLAKKEMEYTTSAIATNFSNFSALHNRTKLIETILNLEADPNSQKALAKQILEQELDMIHQAVFTDPDDSSVWIYHRWLMGHCNPNSMTPLISMITIEERIQYLQKEIELIQELHEMEPENRWCCESLVNYEALCKTLEKQKPTEADIKRWTLLVDKMIKVDPQRRGRYRTLQEKINNLNK
- the mug163 gene encoding protein mug163; translated protein: MPFMNFRNFNFMPLLRPLNPVYKGAEHLCRKNIHNQVYNVETGKTIQILQDLVPLVLYRALPDAILDHHVELVIFPNSLNFPRIEGLTIYKFIFKTARLLLSSTYGSSAKRPIDIIHQLHSSMENKNVRYSMKCNWIASPNDEYTWVFHFDIDKKGIIYRHIIDNLERNRSRQCEKISALKPDPIE
- the sec65 gene encoding putative signal recognition particle subunit Sec65 — encoded protein: MPSIILYPIYFDKSRPRRFRCVPKDKAILNPLAKNIADVVRDLGYKCKLEPLKTHPADWVNPGRVEMVLPEKIQKKYVINEIAKVLLLRPTVKTDPLSLPIQNVPARLPENPPAYPKGVLGNTILPLHSPALSGGGISENMFQEMMQEMQKQPGLAGGMNPMAALAGMGGPAPPMPTPQASSSQRKQKSIEPEYDLDLE
- the wtf23 gene encoding wtf meiotic drive poison Wtf23, which translates into the protein MGANNPNLFNTDESTTPPDYGEDSLSITHRENHSSGTADNSSTSPLKKAFLSFISIFVLNVPAVCYLTYKDALFKDYGKDEWVYFGVWCAICLMIFISLWYFYETWIKAVKVTVIFLAQCIKVTVVFLAQCVKVISIGLFNIRREMMIIIWLLWLIICCILFGCVKSGDLNLNKALIYSTCTISAVLLLIVSSVCIPFWTFERTLAKLAKVFLLQSGIVLVLNGTMFLRGKHFEWTGCEIEASVLFIMGNVLFLCEMECPGALIRTRNSIRNGIAFILGGIGNAMMGLANAFRGGNDNNNNIPLGEMDVEGEV
- the lsm2 gene encoding U6 snRNP-associated core protein; protein product: MLFYSFFKTLIDTEVTVELKNDMSIRGILKSVDQFLNVKLENISVVDASKYPHMAAVKDLFIRGSVVRYVHMSSAYVDTILLADACRRDLANNKRQ